In Pseudomonas sp. LRP2-20, the genomic window GGCTGGAAACGTTCAATCGCACCCGGTATCTGCAGGCGCCGTGGAAGGATGATGAGCGCTGATTCATGTATTGGCTGCGCCGGCCTCTTCGCGGGCAAGCCCGCTCCCACAGGATAACCACTGGCTTGAAGGTTGTGGCTTCCCTGTGGGAGCGGGCTTGCCCGCGAAGAGGCCGGTACAGGTATCAGAGATAGCTACTCAATGCCGCGGCTCCAGCTCCCCGGAAAACAGCTCATCCTCGGCATCCGGCGCCACCGGAATCTTGTGCTCCTCGGCCGCCCAGGCGCCCAAGTCAATCAGCTTGCAGCGGTCGGAACAGAATGGCCGGAACGCGTTCTTCTCGTTCCATTCCACAGGTGCGCCACAGGTCGGGCAATCGACGGTCAATGGCTGGCTCATGGCTGGCCTCCTCGTAAAGTCAGGTAAAAGTGGTGCAGGCGGTCAATCTGCTTGTGCAGCGCGGCCAGGTCGCCGTCATTGACCAGCACATCGTCGGCATGGGCCAGGCGCTCTTCACGGGCCAGCTGGGCCTTGAGAATGGCCTGCACCTGCTCGGCGCTGGTGTTGTCACGCGCCAGTGTACGCGCCACCTGCAGCTCCTGCGGCACATCGATGACCAGCACCCGCTGGACCTTCTGGTGCTGGCCCGACTCGATCAGCAACGGCGACACGTACACCGCATAGGGGGACTCGGCCTTGGCCAGGTAACTGAAGATCTCCTGCCCGATCAACGGGTGCAGCAGTTGCTCCAGCCACTTGCGCTGAGCCGGGTTGGCGAAGATCAGCTGGCGCAAGGCCGCACGATCAAGCTGGCCATCGTCCAGCAGCACGCCGGGGCCGAAGCGTTCGACGATGCTGGCCAGCGCCGGGCGGCCGGGCTCGACCACCCAGCGCGCCGCCTGGTCGGCATCGACCAGGTGCACGCCAAGTTCGACGAAGCGCTCGGCGGCGGCGCTCTTGCCGCTGCCGATGCCGCCGGTCAGCCCGAGAATCCAGGGGGTGAAGGCCTTGGTGGTCATCACATTCCAAACAGTTGCAGGTAGAAGGCGTATATTTCATCACCCCAGAGCACAGCAATCCACCCCGCAGTGGCCAGATAAGGGCCAAAGGGTATGGCAGTGCCGACGGATTGCCTGCGCACACGCAGCAGGCACAGGCCCGCCACCACACCGATCACCGACGACAGCATCAAGGTGAGCGGCAATACCTGCCAGCCACCCCAGGCGCCGATCAGCGCCAGCAGCTTGAAGTCGCCATAGCCCATGCCTTCCTTGCCGGTGATCAGCTTGAACGCCCAGTACACCAACCACAGGCTCAGGTACCCGGCCACCGCGCCCCACAGCGCATCGGGCAGTGGCACCACCGTGTCGAA contains:
- the coaE gene encoding dephospho-CoA kinase (Dephospho-CoA kinase (CoaE) performs the final step in coenzyme A biosynthesis.): MTTKAFTPWILGLTGGIGSGKSAAAERFVELGVHLVDADQAARWVVEPGRPALASIVERFGPGVLLDDGQLDRAALRQLIFANPAQRKWLEQLLHPLIGQEIFSYLAKAESPYAVYVSPLLIESGQHQKVQRVLVIDVPQELQVARTLARDNTSAEQVQAILKAQLAREERLAHADDVLVNDGDLAALHKQIDRLHHFYLTLRGGQP
- the yacG gene encoding DNA gyrase inhibitor YacG gives rise to the protein MSQPLTVDCPTCGAPVEWNEKNAFRPFCSDRCKLIDLGAWAAEEHKIPVAPDAEDELFSGELEPRH